From a single Planococcus shenhongbingii genomic region:
- a CDS encoding metallophosphoesterase family protein, which yields MKIAVIGDLHYPALEEGYLLTEEERNVFYEKFLERFFSIPADLYVSIGDLTNFGWKEELEEVYAIIDQHQKPFVHVLGNHDIYGSTREEVLMVTKQQRYRAFRTDSAALAFLDTAKEQDFEDWGGTLDAEQLDWLEGVIEESGELPLLVFAHHPVHATTTNSNQAMLSIHPDIPVWELLSKKQGCGLYVNGHNHFNSVAEREQWNFLQIAAVLDEQAVRVIEVSDSHISIDSVDLYDPELNKQAQVIGDAINHFQLNPHPLGIDSDMKHLIPLPVSVSEEPEKV from the coding sequence TTGAAGATTGCAGTAATCGGCGACTTGCATTACCCGGCGTTAGAAGAAGGTTATTTGTTAACCGAGGAAGAACGCAACGTGTTTTACGAGAAATTTTTGGAGCGCTTTTTTTCGATTCCGGCTGATTTGTATGTATCCATTGGGGATTTGACGAATTTTGGATGGAAAGAGGAATTGGAAGAAGTCTACGCCATCATCGATCAGCATCAGAAACCATTCGTCCACGTTTTAGGAAATCATGACATTTACGGGTCAACGCGCGAAGAAGTCCTTATGGTCACGAAGCAGCAGCGCTACCGCGCCTTCCGGACCGATTCCGCGGCACTCGCCTTTCTCGATACAGCAAAAGAACAGGACTTTGAAGACTGGGGCGGCACGCTTGATGCGGAACAGCTCGATTGGCTGGAAGGGGTTATTGAAGAAAGCGGAGAGCTTCCGCTGCTTGTCTTCGCCCATCATCCGGTCCATGCCACTACCACAAATTCAAACCAGGCCATGCTCAGCATCCATCCGGATATCCCGGTATGGGAACTGTTAAGCAAAAAACAAGGCTGCGGCCTTTATGTGAACGGCCACAACCACTTCAATTCCGTCGCTGAACGAGAGCAATGGAACTTTCTGCAGATTGCGGCGGTGCTTGATGAACAGGCAGTGCGTGTCATCGAAGTGTCCGACTCGCATATCTCCATCGACTCAGTCGACCTGTACGACCCCGAACTCAATAAGCAAGCACAAGTGATCGGCGACGCCATCAATCACTTCCAGTTGAACCCGCATCCGCTTGGCATAGACAGCGATATGAAGCACCTGATTCCGCTTCCGGTTTCCGTTTCCGAGGAGCCTGAGAAAGTCTAA
- a CDS encoding methionine sulfoxide reductase: protein MRKEFYLKKVIHETYGELYQFLEMDAETGQEQVINPFATGLFLETVQEPEPELLYIKSKRGADASGYYKGSRFVVKQGSKFASTTSPKCPKKYIISREILMLQKRVIPLGEQLLVMEDIEFDSPAAAMGAAIGGWVRGAHDWKEHQMK from the coding sequence ATGAGAAAAGAGTTTTATTTGAAAAAAGTCATCCATGAAACTTACGGGGAATTGTATCAATTCCTTGAAATGGACGCAGAAACCGGGCAGGAGCAAGTGATCAACCCTTTCGCTACGGGATTGTTCCTGGAAACTGTCCAAGAGCCTGAACCGGAACTGCTTTACATCAAGTCGAAGCGCGGTGCGGATGCCAGCGGCTATTATAAAGGCAGCCGCTTTGTCGTCAAGCAAGGCTCCAAATTCGCCAGCACCACTTCGCCGAAATGCCCGAAAAAGTATATAATTTCCCGGGAAATACTGATGCTTCAAAAACGGGTCATTCCTCTTGGGGAACAGCTTCTGGTCATGGAGGACATTGAATTCGATTCGCCGGCAGCAGCGATGGGTGCGGCAATCGGCGGCTGGGTGAGAGGGGCGCACGACTGGAAAGAACATCAGATGAAATGA
- a CDS encoding YnfA family protein — protein sequence MIFTIFLFVIAGLAEIGGGYLIWLWLREGKPLYLGIFGGIALALYGVIATFQSFSSFGRIFAAYGGIFIVLSVLWGWGIDKKTPDLYDWIGAGICLVGVSVMLWAPRG from the coding sequence ATGATTTTTACCATTTTTTTGTTTGTCATCGCAGGACTCGCTGAAATAGGCGGCGGATATTTAATCTGGCTATGGCTGCGGGAAGGAAAGCCGCTGTATTTAGGGATCTTCGGCGGCATAGCGTTGGCTTTATACGGAGTCATTGCGACTTTCCAGTCCTTTTCTTCATTCGGCCGGATTTTCGCTGCCTATGGCGGCATTTTCATTGTCCTCTCCGTTTTATGGGGATGGGGAATCGATAAAAAAACACCCGATCTGTATGACTGGATCGGGGCGGGCATTTGCCTGGTCGGTGTATCCGTGATGCTGTGGGCTCCGCGGGGGTAG
- a CDS encoding TerC family protein — protein MEAILLEYLWVLLVLVALEGLLAADNAVVMAVMVKHLPKEQQKKALFYGLMGAFVFRFAALFMITILVDVWQIQALGAAYLLFIAFKHIYDQRKGKEHSIEPEATKGSGFWMTVLKVELADIAFAIDSMLAAVALAITLPHLDLFGVSEIGGINSGQFAVMLAGGLVGLVIMRFAAHKFVKLLANYPQLETTAFVIVGWVGVKLLVLTLAHKDLGILPYDFAHSAEWKLIFWGVLLAIVAVGAVISVKKKKEQDA, from the coding sequence ATGGAAGCGATTTTATTGGAGTATTTATGGGTTCTTTTGGTGCTAGTGGCGCTGGAGGGATTGTTGGCTGCCGACAACGCGGTCGTTATGGCGGTCATGGTCAAGCACTTGCCGAAAGAGCAGCAGAAAAAAGCCTTGTTTTACGGATTGATGGGGGCGTTCGTGTTCCGTTTTGCGGCGTTGTTTATGATCACGATATTGGTGGATGTGTGGCAAATTCAGGCACTGGGGGCAGCTTATTTACTGTTCATCGCGTTTAAGCACATTTACGATCAGCGAAAAGGGAAAGAACATTCCATCGAGCCGGAAGCGACAAAAGGCTCCGGTTTCTGGATGACGGTATTGAAAGTTGAATTGGCGGATATCGCGTTTGCCATCGATTCGATGCTTGCGGCAGTGGCGTTGGCCATTACGCTGCCTCATTTGGATTTGTTCGGTGTCAGTGAAATTGGCGGCATCAACTCCGGACAGTTCGCAGTGATGTTAGCGGGTGGATTGGTCGGCCTCGTGATTATGCGATTCGCCGCTCATAAATTCGTCAAATTGCTGGCAAACTATCCGCAATTGGAAACCACAGCGTTTGTGATCGTCGGCTGGGTAGGAGTCAAGCTGTTAGTGCTTACGCTAGCGCATAAAGACCTTGGAATCCTGCCTTATGACTTTGCCCATTCGGCGGAATGGAAACTCATTTTCTGGGGCGTGCTGCTTGCAATTGTAGCGGTAGGCGCGGTGATCAGCGTTAAGAAAAAGAAAGAGCAGGATGCATAA
- a CDS encoding MerR family transcriptional regulator, whose protein sequence is MKIGEIAKLSGVSTRTIDYYTNCGLLAVERSEANYRLYPDTVLHTLERIQFLKKQRMSIAEIQEILKAGGMPETEVLMEDVIEEFDCLQRKITRLEEQLKDAPIHVKVQISKALENKMAAITALLALL, encoded by the coding sequence ATGAAAATTGGCGAAATCGCAAAATTGAGTGGCGTGTCCACGAGAACCATTGACTATTACACAAATTGTGGGCTGTTGGCTGTTGAACGGTCAGAAGCCAATTACCGGCTCTACCCTGACACCGTTCTGCACACCCTCGAACGGATTCAGTTTTTAAAAAAACAGCGCATGTCCATTGCCGAGATCCAAGAAATTCTTAAAGCGGGCGGCATGCCGGAAACAGAAGTGCTAATGGAAGATGTCATTGAAGAATTTGACTGCCTGCAGCGCAAGATTACGCGGCTGGAAGAACAATTGAAAGACGCACCCATTCATGTGAAAGTGCAAATCAGCAAAGCGCTGGAGAATAAAATGGCGGCGATCACCGCATTGCTCGCTTTGCTGTAA
- a CDS encoding hemolysin family protein: MDIITILNLVLLVILIGLTAFFVGAEFAVVKIRMSRLDQLIAEGNKKAITAKKVASNLDYYLSACQLGITVTALGLGALGKPTVERLMYPIFEFFAVSDAVASAASYAIAFLLVTYLHVVVGEMAPKTLAIEYAEKMSLLLAPPLYWFGKIMKPFIWALNGAAQVLLRAFGVQPAGQEQAYSEDELKIVMAQSHEGGAINETELSYMENVFTFDERAAKEIMVPRTELVTLDKDMPQEEIIQVLDENNYTRYPVTEDGDKDRIIGFVSAKKMLPHIVAGRHWQLADFVRELPTVFEQTGLQNALLRMQHAHVHIAVVADEYGGTAGMITLEDILEEIVGEIRDEFDADEQPDISQISEDQYLINGRVLLKDLEERFGLIFDESEDIDTIGGWIHYRSMGEVQPGDTLSKDNTLWTVTEMDHQQIKQVMFHQELS, encoded by the coding sequence GTGGATATAATTACAATACTGAATTTAGTGCTATTGGTCATATTAATCGGTTTGACCGCCTTTTTCGTCGGAGCCGAATTTGCGGTCGTCAAAATCCGCATGTCCCGCCTTGACCAACTGATAGCAGAAGGAAACAAAAAAGCGATAACGGCCAAAAAAGTAGCCAGCAACCTGGACTATTACCTGTCCGCCTGCCAGCTGGGGATTACGGTAACTGCCCTTGGACTCGGGGCGCTCGGGAAACCGACCGTCGAGCGTCTGATGTATCCGATATTCGAATTCTTCGCCGTTTCCGATGCAGTGGCATCGGCGGCTTCCTATGCCATCGCATTTTTGCTTGTCACTTACTTGCACGTCGTGGTCGGAGAGATGGCGCCGAAAACTTTGGCAATCGAGTACGCCGAAAAAATGTCTTTGCTTCTCGCCCCGCCCCTTTACTGGTTCGGGAAAATCATGAAGCCATTTATCTGGGCTCTGAATGGTGCTGCCCAAGTTCTGTTGAGAGCATTTGGCGTACAGCCGGCCGGACAGGAACAGGCTTATTCGGAAGATGAACTGAAAATTGTCATGGCCCAAAGCCACGAAGGCGGGGCCATCAACGAAACCGAACTGTCCTATATGGAGAATGTCTTTACATTCGACGAACGCGCTGCCAAGGAAATCATGGTGCCCCGCACGGAACTGGTGACACTCGACAAGGATATGCCGCAGGAAGAAATCATCCAAGTACTGGATGAAAATAATTATACGCGCTACCCGGTTACGGAAGATGGCGACAAAGACCGCATCATCGGTTTTGTCAGCGCTAAAAAGATGCTTCCCCATATCGTGGCCGGCCGGCACTGGCAGCTTGCGGATTTTGTCCGGGAATTGCCGACGGTTTTTGAACAAACCGGCCTCCAGAACGCTCTTTTGAGAATGCAGCATGCCCATGTCCATATCGCCGTTGTGGCCGATGAATACGGCGGCACCGCGGGGATGATTACGCTGGAAGACATCCTGGAAGAAATCGTCGGCGAAATCCGCGACGAATTTGATGCCGATGAACAGCCGGATATCAGCCAAATCAGTGAAGACCAGTACTTGATCAATGGACGGGTCTTGTTAAAAGATCTGGAGGAGCGTTTCGGCTTAATCTTTGATGAAAGCGAAGACATCGACACCATCGGCGGCTGGATTCATTACAGAAGCATGGGTGAAGTCCAACCCGGCGATACGCTCAGCAAAGACAACACCTTATGGACCGTCACCGAAATGGACCACCAGCAGATCAAACAAGTCATGTTCCATCAGGAACTCTCTTAA
- a CDS encoding hemolysin family protein translates to MDGQITINLLLIVLMILATAFFVGAEFAILKVRMSRIDQLISEGNKKAVRAKEVANKLDYYLSACQIGITITALILGALGEPTVERLLHPAFEYFAVPEALATALSYAIALGIVTFLHVVIGELAPKTLAIQFAERMTLLLAPPLYWFGKIMNPFIWLMNGSARLLLKLFKVEPSGHEEAHSEEELKLIMAESYKSGEINQTELTYLKNIFAFDDRIVKNIMIPRDQMVTVDQGLSRTEFFEALDEHEYTRYPVTEGGNKDRILGFINTKELLTSMAAGRTEEPESFIHKMTSFPETTPIQKVLTKMQQSRIHMAVVTGKDSRTVGLVTMEDILEEIVGEISDESISIDPA, encoded by the coding sequence TTGGATGGACAAATAACAATCAACTTACTGCTCATCGTACTGATGATTCTCGCGACCGCGTTCTTCGTCGGTGCCGAGTTCGCCATCTTGAAGGTGCGCATGTCCAGGATCGACCAACTGATTTCAGAAGGCAATAAAAAAGCAGTACGTGCCAAAGAAGTGGCAAATAAACTGGATTACTATTTGTCAGCCTGCCAGATCGGAATCACCATAACGGCCCTGATACTCGGGGCATTAGGGGAACCGACAGTCGAGCGCCTGCTGCATCCGGCATTTGAGTACTTTGCGGTGCCGGAAGCCTTGGCTACTGCCCTTTCTTACGCAATCGCTCTAGGAATCGTGACATTCTTGCACGTGGTCATCGGAGAACTGGCGCCGAAAACTTTAGCGATTCAGTTTGCTGAACGGATGACATTGCTGCTGGCTCCTCCGCTTTACTGGTTCGGAAAAATCATGAATCCATTTATTTGGCTGATGAACGGGTCTGCCCGTTTGTTATTAAAACTTTTCAAAGTCGAGCCATCAGGACATGAAGAAGCCCATTCGGAAGAAGAACTGAAGCTCATCATGGCGGAAAGCTATAAAAGCGGCGAAATCAACCAGACCGAATTGACGTATTTAAAGAACATTTTCGCGTTTGATGACCGCATTGTCAAAAACATCATGATTCCGCGCGATCAAATGGTGACGGTCGATCAAGGACTATCACGCACGGAATTTTTTGAAGCACTGGATGAACACGAATACACACGTTACCCGGTCACTGAAGGCGGCAACAAAGACCGCATTCTCGGCTTTATCAATACGAAAGAGCTGCTGACCAGCATGGCTGCCGGAAGAACGGAGGAGCCGGAGTCATTCATCCACAAAATGACAAGTTTCCCGGAAACCACACCGATCCAAAAAGTCCTGACGAAAATGCAGCAAAGCCGGATTCATATGGCCGTTGTAACGGGCAAAGACAGCCGCACTGTCGGACTCGTGACGATGGAAGATATTTTAGAGGAAATCGTCGGTGAAATCAGCGATGAATCCATCAGCATTGACCCAGCTTAA
- a CDS encoding flavin reductase family protein encodes MDDRLFRDAMGKFATGVTVLTTENEGVPHGMTANGFMSVSLDPKLVVISIGHKAKFLEKVSASKKFAVNILSEDQEQYSRHFSGRPGEDPVLFDTLQGLPVLEGAVAQIACEVVSTHVEGDHTLFIGKVLDLKLEDKSPLLFFAGQYRRLHQLEAIK; translated from the coding sequence ATGGATGATCGGTTGTTTAGAGATGCAATGGGGAAATTTGCGACAGGTGTCACGGTGTTGACAACGGAAAATGAAGGTGTCCCTCACGGGATGACCGCCAACGGGTTCATGTCCGTGTCGCTAGATCCGAAGCTCGTCGTCATTTCAATCGGGCATAAGGCAAAGTTTCTGGAAAAAGTAAGCGCTTCAAAAAAGTTCGCGGTGAACATTTTAAGCGAAGATCAGGAACAGTATTCCCGTCATTTCTCCGGCCGTCCCGGAGAGGATCCGGTTCTGTTTGATACCTTGCAGGGCCTCCCGGTGTTAGAGGGCGCCGTGGCGCAAATCGCCTGTGAAGTCGTCTCCACCCACGTGGAAGGGGACCATACCTTGTTCATCGGGAAAGTGCTGGATTTGAAGCTTGAAGACAAGAGCCCGCTGCTGTTTTTTGCAGGACAGTATCGCCGGTTGCATCAATTAGAAGCCATTAAGTAG